Proteins encoded together in one Coffea arabica cultivar ET-39 chromosome 2c, Coffea Arabica ET-39 HiFi, whole genome shotgun sequence window:
- the LOC140035568 gene encoding protein ENHANCED PSEUDOMONAS SUSCEPTIBILITY 1-like has protein sequence MQKFLLFAKPLGFNMNQLGELVQKIKESFCLTLVHFYPLAGRLATLKKEESIDLAIYIACNKGSRARFIHASLDLAIDDILSPTYAPGNVRSFFDHRRSINYYGHTKSLLTIQVTELIDGIFIGCSMNHMVVDGTSLWHFLNSW, from the coding sequence ATGCAGAAGTTCCTTCTTTTTGCAAAGCCACTAGGATTTAACATGAACCAACTTGGAGAACTTGTGCAGAAGATCAAGGAATCTTTTTGCCTTACCCTTGTTCATTTCTATCCATTAGCGGGTCGTCTTGCAACactaaaaaaagaagagagtatAGACTTGGCAATTTACATTGCCTGCAATAAAGGTTCCAGGGCTCGATTTATCCACGCATCGCTAGACCTGGCTATAGATGATATACTTTCACCAACATATGCTCCTGGGAATGTGAGATCATTCTTTGATCACAGGAGGTCAATCAACTATTATGGTCACACAAAGTCTTTGTTGACCATTCAAGTCACTGAATTGATAGATGGAATCTTCATTGGATGCTCCATGAACCATATGGTTGTGGATGGAACATCTCTCTGGCATTTCTTGAACTCTTGGTAG